One genomic window of Caballeronia sp. SBC1 includes the following:
- a CDS encoding TlpA disulfide reductase family protein, with protein MGLEVNIGPIALPLHPLIFLLSVAVALAVAQFVSHGEQKLQRALFTSVWVGLLVARLSFVIRFFPDFQDDFLKMFDIRDLGFDLIAGVLGGLCVTARFFFRLPAIRKSLVIAVSSGVLVWGLANAAVELYKTPETIPSIALMNRDGDSQALTKRDGRPTVINLWASWCGPCQSEMPVLARAQIDHPGVHLVFVNQGETAGHVDAYLESQDLHIRNSLLDPAHAVAKAVGAVGFPTTLFYDANGRLLAAHLGPFSKATFNQALSQFYPLAVSKDN; from the coding sequence ATGGGGTTGGAAGTGAACATAGGCCCGATCGCGTTACCCCTGCACCCGCTGATTTTCTTGTTGAGTGTCGCGGTGGCGTTGGCTGTTGCACAATTCGTAAGTCATGGCGAGCAGAAGCTTCAACGGGCACTCTTCACCAGCGTTTGGGTCGGGTTGCTGGTTGCGCGCTTGTCGTTTGTCATTCGCTTTTTCCCCGACTTCCAGGATGACTTCCTAAAAATGTTCGATATTCGCGATCTCGGGTTCGACCTTATCGCGGGTGTCCTTGGCGGGCTCTGTGTGACCGCACGATTTTTCTTTCGCTTACCGGCGATCCGGAAATCGCTGGTTATCGCCGTATCGTCGGGCGTACTGGTCTGGGGCCTCGCGAATGCTGCTGTCGAGTTATATAAAACGCCCGAGACCATTCCGTCGATCGCATTGATGAATCGCGACGGCGATTCACAAGCTCTCACGAAAAGGGACGGTCGTCCGACTGTGATTAATCTCTGGGCGTCGTGGTGTGGCCCGTGCCAGTCCGAAATGCCCGTGCTTGCGCGGGCACAAATTGACCACCCCGGCGTCCACCTCGTGTTTGTGAATCAGGGAGAAACAGCGGGTCATGTCGATGCTTACCTTGAATCGCAAGATCTACATATCCGAAATTCCCTTCTTGATCCCGCGCACGCCGTTGCGAAAGCAGTAGGCGCTGTTGGCTTTCCAACCACCCTTTTCTACGACGCAAACGGCCGGCTGTTAGCGGCGCATCTGGGCCCCTTCTCCAAAGCGACGTTCAATCAGGCGCTCAGCCAGTTTTATCCGCTTGCCGTATCAAAGGATAACTAA
- a CDS encoding DUF535 family protein translates to MPLLIGWFGAGSRWLADLAHACAAIQRAGSALYPGASRFHRWRRMRFWLRSLVCWQTTNVWLERCSSEPLLDLVKRHPATLERMHRPFLHGRFSPGERLVASLDHHMLTQQRVPHLANRIATVGRVPVAHFSVGLERWQVSLESIEHFQREGDWTLCIRDALDQRVVSCTFSLAYLGGKVRRPRMCIGSVQGPDKSVNGRELFRVLTKRWHGLRPKIFVIYLAQCVAQALDVDGTFIVSKHAHVYANWRYCLRKRRVSADYDSLSRECGAFNDWNGWFVLGPPALYMADQQGTDSGNAARRKRYALRADVASQIKASLRQ, encoded by the coding sequence ATGCCTCTACTAATCGGATGGTTTGGTGCGGGTTCACGGTGGCTGGCCGATCTCGCCCATGCCTGCGCCGCGATCCAGCGCGCCGGGAGCGCACTTTACCCGGGCGCGAGCCGCTTCCACCGCTGGCGGCGTATGCGTTTCTGGCTACGCTCGCTGGTTTGCTGGCAGACGACGAACGTGTGGCTCGAGCGCTGTTCAAGTGAGCCGCTGCTCGATCTGGTGAAGCGCCACCCCGCCACGCTTGAACGCATGCACCGGCCATTCCTGCACGGCCGTTTCAGTCCGGGCGAACGGCTTGTCGCGAGCCTGGATCACCATATGCTCACGCAACAGCGCGTGCCGCATCTGGCCAACCGGATCGCAACTGTTGGACGGGTGCCAGTCGCGCACTTCTCGGTCGGGCTCGAACGCTGGCAGGTGTCGCTCGAATCGATCGAACATTTCCAGAGAGAAGGCGACTGGACTTTATGCATTCGCGATGCGCTCGACCAGCGCGTGGTGTCGTGCACGTTCAGCCTTGCTTATCTTGGCGGCAAGGTACGCCGGCCGCGCATGTGCATTGGCTCCGTGCAGGGTCCGGATAAATCGGTGAACGGACGCGAGCTGTTTCGTGTGCTGACGAAGCGCTGGCACGGGCTGCGGCCCAAAATCTTCGTGATCTACCTGGCGCAATGCGTAGCGCAAGCGCTCGATGTGGACGGGACGTTCATTGTGTCGAAGCACGCCCATGTGTATGCGAACTGGCGCTACTGTCTGCGCAAGCGCCGGGTGTCCGCCGACTACGATAGTTTGTCGCGCGAATGTGGCGCGTTCAATGACTGGAATGGGTGGTTCGTGCTTGGGCCGCCGGCACTTTATATGGCGGATCAGCAAGGGACAGACTCGGGGAACGCGGCACGGCGCAAACGCTATGCGCTCAGGGCAGACGTTGCTTCGCAGATCAAGGCCAGTCTCAGGCAATGA
- a CDS encoding LysR family transcriptional regulator, whose product MDKLQAMTTFARVVETQSFSKAAETLSMPRSSVTTLIKNLERHLGTPLLRRSTRTLSLTDAGERYYASCRAILSDIAQAESGLLADATTPHGRIRVGMPGVLGRAIVLPRLREFEHLFPGIELTLVLSDRPVDLIYDGIDCVIRTGELTDSTLTARRLGELNWLTCAAPRYLKEYGEPDGVKALSAHRAVNYISNATGRPLDWRFNVDGESVAMTMPSRFAVNETEAYLQCGLEGLGLIQLSEFVASPYLETGRLKEVLASVRCSPVPISIVYPNGRNAGAAIKAFVDWVIQIFPQSGVNPDAGSR is encoded by the coding sequence ATGGACAAACTTCAAGCGATGACAACTTTTGCGCGCGTCGTCGAAACGCAGAGCTTCAGCAAGGCGGCAGAGACGCTGTCAATGCCCCGGTCATCGGTCACGACGCTGATCAAGAATCTTGAGCGGCATCTGGGTACACCGCTGCTTCGGCGAAGTACGCGGACGCTCAGCCTCACCGATGCGGGCGAGCGCTACTACGCGTCATGCCGGGCAATCCTGTCGGACATAGCTCAGGCAGAGAGCGGCTTGCTGGCGGACGCAACAACTCCGCATGGGCGAATACGGGTGGGTATGCCGGGTGTACTAGGCCGCGCGATCGTGTTGCCGCGGCTGCGGGAATTCGAGCATCTTTTTCCCGGCATTGAACTCACGCTGGTTCTCAGCGATCGCCCCGTCGATCTGATTTACGATGGTATTGATTGCGTCATCCGAACCGGCGAGCTGACTGATTCCACATTGACCGCACGCAGGCTGGGCGAACTGAACTGGCTGACCTGCGCGGCGCCGCGATATCTGAAGGAGTACGGAGAACCTGACGGCGTCAAAGCGCTGAGTGCTCATCGCGCGGTCAACTATATATCGAACGCCACGGGCCGGCCGCTTGACTGGCGCTTTAATGTCGATGGTGAAAGCGTCGCCATGACTATGCCAAGCCGCTTTGCCGTCAACGAAACAGAAGCGTATTTGCAATGCGGCCTGGAAGGATTGGGACTGATCCAGTTGTCGGAGTTTGTCGCGTCACCGTACCTCGAAACTGGGCGTCTCAAAGAGGTTCTGGCAAGCGTCCGATGCTCGCCCGTACCCATTTCAATCGTCTATCCGAACGGTAGAAATGCGGGCGCGGCAATCAAGGCTTTTGTCGATTGGGTCATCCAGATTTTTCCGCAAAGCGGCGTCAATCCGGATGCAGGATCAAGATGA
- a CDS encoding YeeE/YedE family protein: MVVDWVNFTPIKSLLGGAMIGLSAALFMLLNGHIAGISGVLGGLLTAGGWRDGWRISFVAGLFAAPVLYVLVRPLSPIVIQTSGPLLVLGGLLVGFGTSAASGCTSGHGVCGISRGSVRSVVATLTFMMTGFATVFAIRHVWGG, from the coding sequence ATGGTGGTCGACTGGGTGAATTTCACGCCGATCAAGTCCCTGCTGGGAGGCGCGATGATCGGTCTGTCCGCGGCGCTTTTCATGCTGCTCAACGGGCATATTGCTGGGATCAGCGGGGTGCTTGGCGGCCTTCTGACTGCGGGTGGATGGCGTGACGGGTGGAGAATTTCTTTTGTTGCCGGGCTGTTTGCCGCGCCGGTGCTTTATGTTTTGGTGAGACCTTTATCGCCGATCGTCATCCAGACCAGCGGGCCGCTTCTTGTTCTCGGCGGCTTGCTGGTCGGATTCGGCACGAGCGCGGCAAGCGGCTGTACGAGTGGCCATGGCGTGTGCGGAATATCGCGTGGTTCGGTTCGCTCGGTTGTTGCGACGTTGACTTTCATGATGACGGGTTTCGCGACAGTTTTCGCTATCAGACATGTGTGGGGTGGCTAG
- a CDS encoding DsrE family protein — MTQDHSIDGSPVIEQFGKAHWIEGAVHVPDAHATYKIVFSVSAPGKKPDAPNAGLERVARAVNLYRMSGVTPDRLQCVAVIHGEATSSVLNDAQYQALDGRPNPNVRVIAALQAAGVEVSVCAQALIGNDFTQDGLLPGVTRSLSALTTITVLQHDGYSLMTL, encoded by the coding sequence ATGACGCAAGATCATTCTATTGACGGCAGCCCAGTCATCGAGCAATTCGGTAAAGCGCATTGGATCGAGGGCGCGGTTCATGTTCCGGATGCGCACGCGACATACAAAATCGTCTTCTCCGTCAGCGCTCCGGGTAAAAAACCTGATGCCCCTAACGCGGGACTCGAACGTGTTGCGCGAGCCGTGAACTTGTACAGGATGTCCGGTGTGACGCCCGATCGCCTTCAATGTGTCGCCGTTATCCACGGCGAAGCAACATCCAGTGTTTTGAACGACGCGCAATACCAGGCCCTCGACGGAAGGCCAAACCCCAATGTGCGTGTCATTGCTGCGTTGCAGGCCGCGGGCGTTGAGGTATCGGTTTGCGCGCAGGCGCTGATCGGCAACGATTTCACGCAGGATGGACTTCTCCCCGGGGTCACGCGCTCGCTGTCAGCGCTCACGACCATTACCGTTTTACAACACGATGGATACAGCTTGATGACGCTATAG
- a CDS encoding DUF4148 domain-containing protein has protein sequence MKLVQSLIVAAVLAVPAVSSFAQSNAPVTRAEVRAQLVQLEKAGYQPGRDDPNYPADVQAAEARVVAQNGAATSFGGVNDGTSASGARAVASPALNDNAKSIYFGH, from the coding sequence ATGAAACTCGTTCAATCGCTTATTGTTGCCGCAGTGCTCGCTGTCCCGGCTGTGTCGTCTTTCGCTCAATCGAATGCGCCTGTTACTCGCGCCGAAGTGAGAGCTCAACTGGTCCAGCTTGAAAAGGCGGGCTATCAACCCGGTCGCGATGACCCGAATTACCCGGCTGATGTTCAAGCTGCAGAAGCACGTGTCGTTGCGCAAAATGGCGCTGCTACCAGCTTCGGCGGTGTAAACGATGGCACGTCGGCATCGGGTGCCCGCGCAGTTGCGAGCCCCGCGCTGAACGACAACGCAAAGTCGATCTACTTCGGCCATTAA
- a CDS encoding YeeE/YedE family protein has protein sequence MSSFLAGLLFGLGLIISGMANPAKILGFLDLAGNWDPSLAFVMIGAVAFASVGFFASRRTGKPLLEETKHLPTKKKIDAQLIVGSAIFGVGWGLAGFCPGPVVVAVGAGKLGAVVFLAAMVAGMLAFKMFDAQRNIKPKANAR, from the coding sequence ATGAGTTCGTTTCTGGCCGGGCTGCTTTTCGGTCTAGGCCTGATCATCTCCGGCATGGCGAACCCCGCTAAGATCCTTGGTTTCCTCGACCTCGCGGGGAATTGGGATCCTTCGTTGGCCTTTGTCATGATTGGCGCAGTCGCGTTTGCATCAGTCGGGTTTTTTGCGAGCCGGCGGACTGGAAAGCCGCTTCTCGAAGAAACCAAGCATCTCCCCACGAAGAAAAAAATCGATGCGCAATTGATCGTGGGAAGCGCGATTTTTGGAGTCGGTTGGGGACTGGCGGGGTTTTGTCCAGGACCGGTCGTGGTAGCGGTGGGCGCGGGGAAACTCGGGGCTGTGGTCTTCCTCGCAGCCATGGTTGCAGGCATGCTTGCCTTCAAGATGTTCGACGCCCAGAGGAATATCAAGCCTAAAGCGAATGCGCGGTAA
- a CDS encoding transcriptional initiation protein Tat, whose amino-acid sequence MTDKKARRNALKTFGLTAGTVILSATGQARAIAAEASTLLPDGASSLAQLVKRLEEAPRRRDFKTVPMILERPDQWDHEALSEVIGYRGGQRQVWDNTEIGGPWLNLMRNSLNAQIWSYKHPEFLVVSATHGSAHLALFEQTMWDKYGLAKLAGDKFTNNSLLDDKSAGSPGVADHENAQGAFSSHDNSIPALQRRGVVFLSCHNAIWELAARLIGANTNPDKLSLDALAAELTNHIIPSAIVTPGAVGTLPELQQAGFHYAK is encoded by the coding sequence ATGACAGACAAAAAAGCACGGCGCAACGCGTTGAAGACCTTCGGACTCACAGCCGGCACGGTGATCCTGAGCGCGACAGGTCAGGCACGGGCCATCGCCGCGGAAGCCTCCACCCTGTTACCTGACGGCGCATCCAGTCTGGCTCAGCTCGTCAAGCGCCTGGAGGAAGCCCCGCGGCGACGCGATTTCAAAACCGTGCCGATGATTCTCGAGCGGCCGGACCAATGGGACCACGAGGCATTGTCGGAAGTGATTGGGTATCGCGGTGGCCAACGGCAGGTGTGGGATAACACGGAGATTGGCGGACCATGGCTCAACCTGATGCGCAACTCGCTGAATGCGCAGATCTGGTCCTACAAACATCCTGAATTCCTCGTTGTCTCCGCGACCCACGGGTCGGCACATCTGGCCTTGTTCGAGCAAACGATGTGGGACAAGTACGGTCTCGCGAAACTGGCGGGTGACAAGTTCACGAACAACTCGTTGCTCGACGACAAATCGGCTGGTTCGCCGGGCGTAGCAGATCATGAGAATGCGCAGGGCGCGTTTTCATCGCATGACAACAGCATTCCCGCGTTGCAACGCCGGGGGGTCGTCTTTCTGTCATGCCATAACGCGATTTGGGAACTGGCTGCCAGGCTGATCGGCGCCAACACGAATCCCGACAAGCTATCCCTGGACGCGCTCGCGGCGGAGCTCACCAACCACATCATCCCCAGCGCGATCGTGACACCCGGCGCAGTGGGAACCTTGCCTGAGCTCCAGCAAGCCGGCTTTCACTACGCGAAGTGA
- a CDS encoding helix-turn-helix domain-containing protein, which translates to MDSKVDLARDGVPLSDLVRRGELLSADCPSREVLKHVTSRWGVLVLMVLLEQTCRFSDLRRRVDGVSEKMLAQTLQWLAADGFVIRTAYDEVPPHVDYRLTPLGEEVARQVTSLADWIEVNLSRILNARTVDA; encoded by the coding sequence ATGGACTCAAAAGTTGATTTGGCCCGCGACGGCGTGCCGTTGTCGGATCTGGTGCGTCGCGGTGAATTGCTCTCAGCGGATTGCCCATCGCGGGAAGTGCTCAAGCATGTCACCAGCCGGTGGGGTGTTCTCGTGTTGATGGTGTTGCTCGAGCAGACCTGCCGTTTCAGCGATTTGCGCCGCCGGGTGGATGGCGTGAGCGAAAAGATGCTTGCGCAGACGCTGCAGTGGTTGGCCGCCGATGGTTTTGTGATACGCACTGCGTATGACGAAGTGCCGCCGCATGTGGACTATCGGCTGACCCCACTGGGGGAGGAAGTCGCGCGCCAGGTCACGTCGTTGGCAGACTGGATTGAGGTGAATCTGTCGCGCATCCTGAATGCGCGGACGGTGGACGCGTAG
- a CDS encoding aromatic alcohol reductase: MSHANSILVLGAGELGMAMLRSLARRATPASVISIAALLRPSTIDSQDAAKQKDIAELRSLGIELLPGDLAQQSEESLAAVFGRFHTVISCTGFVGGSGVQRKLARAVLKADVKRYFPWQFGVDYDVIGRGSPQDLFDEQLDVRDLLRSQDRTEWVIVSTGMFTSFLFEPSFGVVDLGQNTVNALGSWDNAVTVTTADDIGALTTEIVFAEPRIADQIVYIAGDTITYRQLADAVDDLLDLNVDRTEWSVPDLKRELAEDPDNSIKKYRAVFAEGKGVAWDKSKTFNAQRGMATCGLEDWMRGNLVPSESVALPDVGRR; the protein is encoded by the coding sequence ATGTCGCATGCTAATTCTATTCTCGTGCTGGGTGCCGGCGAACTCGGCATGGCCATGTTGCGCAGTCTGGCGCGCCGCGCTACGCCGGCGTCAGTCATTTCTATCGCGGCTCTCCTGCGCCCGTCGACAATTGATTCGCAAGATGCCGCCAAGCAGAAGGACATTGCCGAGCTGCGTTCGCTTGGCATCGAACTGCTTCCGGGCGATCTGGCGCAGCAATCGGAAGAATCGCTTGCCGCTGTTTTTGGCCGCTTCCATACGGTTATCTCGTGCACTGGGTTCGTGGGCGGCAGCGGCGTTCAGCGCAAGCTCGCCCGCGCCGTGCTGAAGGCGGACGTGAAGCGATATTTCCCGTGGCAATTCGGCGTCGACTACGATGTCATCGGCCGGGGTAGTCCGCAGGATCTGTTTGACGAGCAGCTCGACGTGCGCGACCTGCTGCGCTCGCAAGATCGGACGGAATGGGTGATCGTATCAACAGGCATGTTTACCAGCTTTCTCTTCGAACCCTCGTTTGGCGTGGTGGACCTCGGCCAAAACACCGTGAATGCATTGGGAAGCTGGGACAACGCCGTGACCGTGACGACGGCGGATGACATTGGCGCGCTGACCACCGAGATTGTGTTCGCGGAACCGCGCATCGCCGATCAGATTGTGTACATAGCCGGCGACACCATTACTTACCGTCAGCTCGCCGATGCAGTCGATGATCTTTTGGACCTGAACGTGGATCGTACCGAGTGGAGCGTGCCGGACCTGAAGCGCGAACTGGCGGAGGATCCTGATAATTCGATCAAGAAATATCGCGCGGTATTCGCTGAAGGAAAAGGCGTGGCGTGGGACAAGTCGAAGACGTTCAATGCCCAACGCGGCATGGCCACTTGTGGGCTTGAAGACTGGATGCGCGGTAATCTTGTGCCAAGCGAAAGCGTTGCGCTTCCAGACGTTGGCCGTCGATAA
- a CDS encoding c-type cytochrome: protein MISQSWFSRGTLAGLFVAAFGATGGITYAADASTPDATPSAAKAFTPPAEASMPTNEFGKSIKLGEQIFTDTPEFAGKYVGNALNCASCHLDAGRKPDSSPLWAAYLLYPAYRSKNGHVNSFAERMQGCFRYSMNGKAPPLGDPVLVALETYAFWLAKGAPVGEKLPGQGYPKLPPPALKADYTRGSQVYAQHCALCHAADGQGQSSGGKAVFPALWGAHSFNWGAGMGEIQNAAGFIKANMPLGLGNTLTDQQAWDVATFMDSQERPQDPRFAGSVEATRAKYHESPNSMYGEKINGRVLGAP from the coding sequence ATGATCAGTCAATCGTGGTTCTCCAGAGGAACGCTCGCCGGATTGTTTGTCGCAGCTTTCGGTGCGACAGGCGGCATCACGTACGCGGCCGATGCTTCGACGCCCGACGCCACGCCATCCGCTGCGAAAGCGTTCACGCCACCGGCGGAAGCGTCGATGCCGACTAACGAGTTTGGCAAATCGATCAAGTTAGGAGAGCAGATTTTTACTGACACGCCGGAATTTGCGGGGAAGTACGTCGGCAACGCATTGAATTGTGCGAGTTGCCATCTGGACGCCGGGCGCAAGCCAGATTCAAGCCCGCTGTGGGCAGCGTATCTTTTATATCCGGCGTATAGAAGCAAGAATGGGCACGTCAATTCGTTCGCCGAGCGTATGCAGGGATGCTTCCGCTACAGCATGAACGGCAAGGCGCCGCCACTTGGCGACCCCGTGCTCGTCGCACTCGAGACTTACGCCTTCTGGCTGGCGAAAGGCGCCCCGGTGGGTGAAAAGCTTCCCGGACAGGGTTACCCCAAGCTGCCCCCGCCCGCCCTGAAGGCCGACTACACGCGGGGCAGTCAAGTCTACGCACAGCACTGCGCCTTGTGCCATGCAGCGGATGGGCAAGGTCAGTCGAGTGGAGGCAAGGCAGTTTTTCCCGCGCTGTGGGGAGCGCATTCTTTTAATTGGGGCGCGGGGATGGGCGAAATTCAGAACGCCGCCGGGTTCATCAAGGCGAACATGCCACTGGGTTTAGGCAATACGCTGACTGACCAGCAAGCGTGGGACGTTGCAACGTTCATGGATAGTCAGGAGCGGCCACAGGATCCGCGCTTTGCCGGCTCCGTCGAGGCGACCCGTGCGAAGTATCACGAGTCACCCAATTCGATGTACGGAGAGAAGATCAACGGCCGGGTACTGGGTGCGCCTTGA
- a CDS encoding c-type cytochrome, with product MSAIATNVSSRCALAMGVVAIVLGLASTARADNMMVGKTIATQGTAKGVAACISCHGAKGEGNAAAGFPRLAGINAAYLSEQLSAFANGERKSTIMQPFAKLLSSNGRSAVALYFSSLPPPAGIKAGDSTAITPSDTGAWIATRGRWDQGLPACAQCHGPGGIGVGTAFPPLAGQPAAYIESQLHGWKMGARPPGPMALMPVVVSKLSDTDISAVAVYYAGNVGSSNNAAPAGSKQ from the coding sequence ATGAGCGCTATAGCTACAAATGTGTCATCACGATGCGCGCTTGCCATGGGTGTTGTCGCAATTGTCTTGGGGCTCGCATCGACTGCCCGGGCTGACAACATGATGGTCGGGAAAACGATCGCCACACAGGGAACCGCGAAGGGCGTCGCTGCATGCATCAGTTGTCATGGTGCGAAAGGCGAAGGCAACGCCGCGGCTGGCTTTCCCCGGTTAGCCGGTATCAATGCCGCCTACCTTTCCGAACAGTTATCGGCGTTCGCCAATGGAGAACGCAAGAGCACGATCATGCAACCGTTCGCGAAGCTGTTGTCGTCGAATGGACGCAGTGCTGTTGCGCTTTACTTTAGTTCTCTGCCGCCGCCTGCGGGAATAAAAGCCGGCGACAGCACCGCTATAACCCCCTCGGACACAGGTGCGTGGATCGCCACCCGCGGGCGATGGGATCAGGGCCTTCCAGCATGCGCCCAATGCCACGGCCCTGGCGGCATTGGCGTGGGCACAGCATTCCCGCCATTGGCCGGCCAGCCGGCCGCGTATATTGAGAGCCAATTGCATGGATGGAAGATGGGCGCACGGCCGCCGGGTCCGATGGCGCTGATGCCCGTTGTCGTGAGCAAGCTCTCCGATACGGACATCTCGGCGGTTGCCGTTTACTACGCGGGCAATGTCGGATCATCGAACAACGCGGCGCCTGCCGGGAGCAAACAATGA
- a CDS encoding DUF962 domain-containing protein — protein MKSLVDQLGQYAVYHRDSRNIASHLIGIPLIVVAVATLLARPAVGIAGALSVSPAMLLATAVAVFYLRLDIRFGILMTLLLALSVWAGKLLAMQTTGLWLAWGLGLFFIGWVIQFIGHYFEGSKPAFVDDVIGLAVGPLFIVAELAFFLGLRDSVRRAIEERAGPIHGAAGKRAVR, from the coding sequence ATGAAATCCCTGGTTGACCAGCTTGGACAGTACGCGGTGTATCACCGCGACTCGCGCAACATTGCTTCGCACCTCATTGGCATTCCACTGATCGTGGTCGCGGTTGCGACTTTGCTGGCGCGTCCGGCGGTCGGCATTGCGGGCGCGCTGAGCGTGTCGCCCGCAATGCTGCTCGCCACTGCCGTCGCGGTGTTCTATCTCCGGCTAGACATACGATTCGGTATCCTCATGACTCTCTTGCTCGCGCTGAGTGTGTGGGCGGGGAAGCTGCTCGCAATGCAAACGACCGGGCTCTGGCTCGCTTGGGGCCTGGGCCTGTTTTTTATCGGCTGGGTGATTCAGTTCATCGGACACTACTTCGAAGGCAGCAAACCGGCGTTCGTGGACGATGTAATCGGGCTGGCGGTCGGGCCGCTGTTCATTGTGGCGGAGCTGGCGTTCTTCCTGGGGCTACGCGACTCCGTTCGGCGCGCGATTGAAGAACGCGCTGGCCCCATTCACGGTGCTGCTGGTAAACGAGCCGTTCGATGA
- a CDS encoding sulfite exporter TauE/SafE family protein encodes MILASTPATQAVAAVLCGGFVSFSLGLVGGGGSILAVPLILYVVGVHNPHIAIGTAALAVAVSAYINMIPHARAGHVRWGPAFAFAASGVLGATLGSSVGKLIDGQRLLTYFAFVMCFVAFLMLRPRPSAAATGDAYPTPYPRLCGTGLGAGSLSGFFGIGGGFLVVPGLMFAGRMQIVDAIGTSLFAVGSFGLTTAINYSLSGQVDWLVAAEFVGGGVVGGLAGAQAASRLARKRGALNRVFSAMIISVAAYMLYHSWQAR; translated from the coding sequence ATGATCCTTGCTTCCACCCCAGCGACACAAGCTGTCGCAGCAGTGCTGTGCGGCGGTTTTGTGAGCTTCTCCCTCGGCCTCGTCGGCGGAGGCGGTTCGATCCTTGCCGTGCCGCTCATTCTCTACGTGGTCGGCGTTCACAATCCGCACATCGCGATCGGGACCGCGGCGTTGGCGGTCGCAGTCAGCGCCTACATCAACATGATCCCGCACGCGCGAGCCGGACATGTGCGGTGGGGACCGGCCTTCGCGTTCGCGGCGAGCGGCGTGCTTGGCGCGACGCTTGGCTCGTCCGTCGGCAAGCTGATCGACGGCCAGAGGCTTTTGACTTATTTTGCGTTTGTAATGTGCTTTGTCGCTTTCCTCATGCTCCGGCCGCGCCCATCGGCAGCGGCCACTGGCGACGCTTACCCGACGCCTTATCCGCGCTTATGCGGGACGGGATTGGGGGCAGGAAGCTTGTCGGGATTCTTCGGGATCGGCGGAGGTTTTCTGGTGGTCCCGGGCTTGATGTTCGCGGGTCGAATGCAGATCGTCGATGCAATCGGCACGTCGTTATTCGCGGTGGGTTCGTTTGGTTTGACGACAGCAATCAACTACTCGCTCTCGGGTCAGGTCGACTGGCTGGTTGCGGCGGAATTTGTCGGCGGCGGTGTGGTTGGCGGCTTGGCTGGCGCGCAGGCGGCAAGCCGCCTTGCACGCAAGCGCGGCGCGCTGAATCGCGTTTTCTCCGCGATGATCATTTCGGTCGCTGCCTATATGCTGTATCACTCATGGCAGGCGCGATGA
- a CDS encoding MBL fold metallo-hydrolase, with the protein MLFRQFFDSQSSTYTYVLASRAGGEAVIIDPVKEQLDQYLQVIEQLDLRLVHAIDTHMHADHITALGDLRDATHCTTIMGELSQAHCVSQHVREDEIVRFDGIELRALYTPGHTNESFSFVLDPSSPKAVFTGDVLLIRGSGRTDFQGGDPHRSWDSIVNKLFTLPDATTLYPAHDYKGWTASSIGEEKHFNPRLAGKTESEYVEIMRGLNLPNPKMMDVAIPANLACGQPSTPVKRQG; encoded by the coding sequence ATGCTGTTCCGGCAATTTTTCGACAGTCAGTCGAGCACCTACACCTATGTGCTCGCCTCTCGTGCAGGCGGAGAGGCGGTAATCATCGATCCAGTAAAAGAGCAGCTTGACCAATACCTGCAAGTGATCGAGCAGTTGGATCTGCGGCTGGTTCACGCTATTGACACCCACATGCACGCCGATCACATCACAGCGCTGGGTGACCTGCGCGACGCCACGCACTGCACCACCATCATGGGCGAATTATCGCAGGCGCATTGTGTATCGCAGCACGTTCGTGAAGACGAGATCGTGCGGTTCGACGGCATCGAACTACGCGCGCTCTATACACCCGGACACACCAACGAATCGTTTAGCTTCGTCCTGGACCCATCGTCACCCAAGGCCGTTTTCACCGGCGATGTCCTGCTCATCCGCGGCAGCGGACGTACAGACTTTCAGGGCGGCGATCCGCATCGGTCATGGGATTCGATCGTCAACAAGCTGTTCACGCTACCCGACGCAACCACGCTCTATCCCGCGCACGATTACAAGGGATGGACCGCGTCGAGCATTGGCGAGGAGAAGCACTTCAATCCGAGGCTGGCCGGGAAAACCGAAAGCGAATACGTGGAGATCATGAGGGGTCTGAATCTGCCGAACCCCAAGATGATGGATGTCGCCATCCCTGCGAACCTGGCATGCGGTCAGCCATCGACGCCAGTAAAGCGCCAGGGCTGA